In Danio aesculapii chromosome 17, fDanAes4.1, whole genome shotgun sequence, the sequence ATCAAACCATGCTTAGATTGGTGAGAAAAGCACTTCATATGCTTTCATAATAATGTTTATGGAGAACATAACGCTTCTGGAAATGTTATTAATACTCTGTAGAgcggtgtttcccaaccctgttcctggaggcacaccaacagtttggatgtctcccttttctgacccattaacttcaggtgttggagtctcttctgatgttatgataagatgattcaggtgtgtttgattagggagaggttgaaaatgtggactgttggtgtgccttcaggaacagggttgggaaacactgctgtagagcATGACGTTGTTGAGGCTCTagtacaattcattcattcattttccttcgtcttagtccctttatttatcaggggtcaccacagtgatgaaccatcaactattccagcatatgttttacacagcggatgcccttccaaccacagcccagtattgggaaacatccatacacactcacactcatacactatggccaatttagtttattcaattcacctatagtgcctgtgtttggactgtgggggaaaccggagcacccggaggaaacccacgcaaacacatggaggacatgcaaatttcacacccagccgggactccaaccaccaaccttcttgctgtgaggcaatagtgctaaccactgagcccaggggcgtagcggacattttaaaagtcggggagacggctgtatgagatcatacgttcatataattattaaacacctgtttctaaatggtctgtctctaaaagtgagggggacgtatcacccccgtcccccccggttgctacgcccttGACTGAGCCACTATCGCCGCTCTAGtacaataataacataaaatctgGCAGTCTTTTGTTGTGTATATGTGCATAAACATGATCTATAAGTCACTGAATTTAGAAAACgtaataatgagagaattttatGATGCATTATGACTTAATATGAAGCTGTCTTTAAGAAATTTTACGTTGAATGTATGTGATGAGTTTCAATGTTATATGATTATTAGGACAGTTTAAGGTCATGTCTGTCCTGCTGAGTTTAAAGGACTGCTGAAATTATGattttttggtgattttttttttatataaataatttcactaaaaatctattttaacatGTATTACGCTTGTCTGATTTTTCAGTACAAAAATCGAAACCTTAAATTAGTGAACATTTACTTGAGAAGCAAAATGAGATTGTTTAATTTGATAGCTATTGAAAATAAGCAAACTAATGCTTAACACTAGAATAATTATTCTGTGTAAAGTGTATTTTCTGAGCTCCAATGAAATACGTTTGTTTCTTGTTTAGAGCATAAGTGCACATGTTATCAGTCATTTTGCTTCTCATTTGTactgtaaaacatatatatatatatatatatatatatatatatatatatatatatatatatatatatatatatatatatatatgaagatttTAGATGCAAAACctttaaatgccatctgaaatttccatcgaaaatggaCATTTTTCtaagcctcctttgtttatgttgagttatttcactttaaagacaataaaaatgaCTTATTCCTTGGCATATTagtgaacctacacacaggagcttgttaaaaatgctcattttagaagaaaattacagattgcatttagaggtttttgcatctgaattttCACTGTGGTGATGTTGCACAGCCTCAGGGTTGGGTTTGTCAGAGAATCTTTATGTACGTTCTTGTTTAGAATTTTGATTGGTTGGAAAATGACTGCTGCTgcaatatttatttctatataaaaaactagaaatccaattaataataaaaaatagctgATTATACCGTGGTCTGTCTGGTTACTCCATTTTGAATGACTGCGCTTCAAACGCTATGGAAAGTAGTTTCGGTCAGTTTATTAACTGGTGGTTTGTACTAATGCGCTTCCTATTAAAACATTCACAGGCATATCGCCGCTCTCCGTCTTCGTACTGGACACGAAGAAATATTACAAAAgcacaaaaatctttttttgaggtAACGTTAACATTAAACTTGTAATTTCGCTCTAGATACACAAAGTACTGTAATACTGTGGACTGTGTCattactcgattctgattggctgaaatgaCTGCGCTTCAAACAATATGAAAAGTAGTTTCGGTCAGTTTAATAACTGGTGGTTTTCTACGGAAGCCCTAAACCACACGGTGGGAACAAAAAGAGTTATCTTGTTATAACGCAATAAACTAAAATTACGAGACATAATGTCATTATAACGATATCAGTTTCCGTATTGTATTAATGCGCTTCCTATTATTTAACAAACAGACATATCACCGCGCCGTCCGCCATCGCTCTGCGCAGGAAGAAACATCCAGAagctaaaatatgtatatttgagGTAATATTAAACTTGTAATTTCACTTTAAGTAGAAAACACTGTAATTCACATACTTACACGGTATTTTAGCTAATATATTCAAGTATAAGCTATAACTTTAGTAAGATAATCCGTGTAGTATAAAGTCGGAACCGGTCAGAACTGACGAAAATAACCGCTAACGTTCATTTTTAAGTTACCTTTCTGGAAATACTACGCTGTTAAAAGAGCTTAAAATGGTCTTTTGATGAGTATAATAAACATTACGCCTATATAAAACAGTATTGCCTGGCATTTTGCACATATTGTTGTATTTTAACTAATTAGTTATAATTAGGCCTAAAGTAAATAAGTTACATAATATCATGATAAAAGATCGTGATAACAAAATGTTTCACCGTTGTTTTATTAAATGCTAAAAAATTGAAGAAAATCATTATAATCATAAATTTATTAACGTTATGTAAAATTGTTATGTTACTTTAGCGCAGTAGCATTATAGTAATGTGATATGATAATGCTTAAATAACGTTAGAccgttttgagggatgtaaactaTAATAACAATGCTCCTAGCGTATCTActgttgtatgtttttttaatttccatagcttccaaaaatacaaaaaggtccacatattgataaataatgttatgacagctgtaaGTTATGATGGaaatgcctcttgttacagttatgaagtagtttgacaacaagtaggaaatgttcatgggccaatgaataacatcaccacattgaaatgctcTATACACTTAATAATAGCCTAATATTGTAAGTCATTATTCTGAGATGTCAAGTCATTAGTACTAGAAAATAAGTCATTATAACAAGAAAGTAAGTCATTATGAGATGTGAAGTCATTATTACTAGAAAATAAGTGATTATAACAAGAAAGTTAGTCATTATGAGATGTAAAGTCATTGTTATGAGAGTCATTATAACAAGAAAATAAGTCATTGTTATGAGAAAGTAAGTCACTTTTGCAAAAACGTAAGTCATTATgagaaaaaatgacatttttgcaaGAAAGTAAGTCAGTGTGGGATGTTAAGTCATTATTTTGAGAAAGTAATTTTTGCAAGAAAATAAGTCATTATTACGAGAAAATAAGTCATTATTACTAGAAAGTAAGTCATTTTTGCTAGTAAGTCATTATGAGATGttaagtcattattatgagaaagtaagccataattacaagaaaaaagtcattattatgagatgTTAAGTCATCACGAGAaagtaagtcattattatgagatgTTAAGTCATCACAAGAAAGTAAGTCATAAcaagaaaaaaagtcaatattacGAGTGTCATTACGAAAAAGTAAGTCATTTTGGCAAGAAAAGTCATTATGAGATGTTAAGTCATTATTATATGTTAAGTCATTATTACGAGAAAGCAAgtcattttaacatgaaaaaaaattattatgagaTGTTAAGTCATTATCACGAGAAAGTAAGTCATCATTATGAGAAAGTAAGTCATTATTAGATGTTAAGTCATTATTACGAGAAAGTAAGCCATTATTATGAGATCTTAAGTCATTATCACGAGAAAGTAAGTCATCATTATGAGAAAGTAAGTCATTATTAGATGTTAAGTCATTATTACGAGAAAGTAAGCCATTATTATGAGATCTTAAGTCATTATCACGAGAAAGTAAGTCATCATTATGAGAAAGTAAGTCATTATTAGATGTTAAGTCATTATTACGAGAAAGTAAGCCATTATTATGAGATCTTAAGTCATTATCACGAGAAAGTAAGTCATCATTATGAGAAAGTAAGTCATTATTAGATGTTAAGTCATTATTACGAGAAATTAAGCCATTTTTACAAGAAAGAAAGTCAGTATTATGAGATGTTAAGTCATTATTAGGAGAAAGTGAGCCCTTTTTGCAAGAaagtaagtcattattatgagaaagtaagtcattattatgagatgTTAAGTCATTATTACGagaaaataagtcatttttgCAAGAAAATAAGTCATTATTACgagaaaataagttatttttgcaAGAAAATAAGTCATTATTACGagaaaataagtcatttttgCAAGAAAATAAGTCATTATTACGAGAaagtaagtcattattatgagaaagtaAGTCATTATTACGAGAAAATAAGTTATTTCAAGAAactttgtcattattatgagatgTTAAGTCATTATTACGACAAAGTGTCTCATTATAGTGAGAaagtaagtcattattatgaCTTGCGAATTAGTAATATTGTATTTCATGATAGAAATGGGGTTCCATGCTAATTAATTCAAGTAAAAGCTATAATTTTCATAAGATAATCTTTCTGTAGTATCAGGTTAGAACTGGTGAAAATAACCATAacgttaatgtttatttttacgcTACTTTTCTggaaaactacactgtaaaaagggctTAAATGGTCTTTTGGTGAGTATATTAAACATTACGACTATATAAAACAGTAAGTTTGCCAATAACGTTTCATCTTAATGAATTATAATTAGGCctaatgtatataaatacataatatcaTGATAATAGAGGTCGTGATAACAAAATATTTCACCTTGGTTTTATTAAATGCTAAAAATTAGAAGAAAATAatcatacatttattaacattatgtAAAATTGTTATGTTGCTTTAGCTCAGTAGCATTTAAGTAATGTAGTGATATGATAATGCATAAATAgacaattttgagggatgtaaacactATACCAATgctcctaatgtatttcctgttttatatttttaatttccatagctttcaaaatacaaaaaggtctacatattgataatgttatgacagctcttttaacattaagttaagaTTGAATTGCCTcctaaattgttaaaaataaataaataaataagtgtttaaaataaaatgaggcattccataaataataatgataatggttacaaattaaaattagagttacaaacataaaatagatatgttaatacataaataattaagttTTAGGCCTGTGCTAGCTTTAAATGCTGACAGGCAAAGTATATAAGCAGAATAATCCATGCTTAGATGTGGATTTTCAATAACATGCACTATATGTCATGAATGATAATGTAGCCAGATTATCCCACAATGCTACTACAGTACTCAAAGTGTTTGAGTTTGTTGTAGATACATGTTTACAACAGAAAATGCCAACTCTCCATAAGTACTTTCGTAACTTTATCACTAGTTTTGGAATGTGACCCTGAAAACTGAACATGCTCCATGACACATTTTCCTACATGCTTTTGTTGCAACAGTGTGTGAAACAGCATATGGCTTTAGACTGACTGGAaagtttgcagattttttttttacattagagatttattgcatgctttttatttagaatatttggGGGATTTTATCTGTCCTGTGTTTATGAGCACTGCTTAATTACacttattaattatttgttaggAATATTGTTTTGTTAATAGCGCCCATGGTGAATTTGGAGAAAGTCCAGCTGAGCAAGCAGAACGAGACCTTGACAGAACAGTTGTGGTAAGTCTCTCAAATAATCATTTAATCAGTCATTCTACTCTTATTTGAGTCagaatgaagtcagaattattagccctcctgaattattagcccccctgtatattgttttctccaatttctgtttaacagagaagatttttttcaatgcatttctaTATAGtatagttttaattactaatttctaataacttaaagtgacatttaaaggcttaacaaggttaaggttaattaggcaagtcattgtataacagtggtttgttctgtagacagtcgaaaaaaattgcttaagggggctaataatattgaccttaaaatgacttaaaaaaattaaaaactgcttttattccagctgaaataaaacaaataagactttctctagcagaaaaaatattataggaaatactgtgaaaaattccttgttaaacataatttgggaaatatttgtaaaagaaacaaattcacaggagggcgaataagtCTTTAACTGtgtttatttgttctgttttgaTTCTTTTCCTCAGTCTGCTGGATAATTCAGAGGATGATGAACACCTCAGCAGCACGCAGACAGACTGTAAACATGACATACAAGCTTTTAATTGTCACATCCTGAAAAACACAAGCTTAAAGATCCAAGACAAAGCAAAAGCCCAGAGGAAGTTACTCATCACGTGTGTTGTGTGCTTGATCTTCATGATTGGAGAAATCATTGGTGAGAATGTGCACagtttaaggcaagacactgcaggtgaatagggtaaattTAAAAAGTATACCTACTAGTTATAACTACACTTCCCAAGCGGATTGATTACATTTAGAATTGCAGATATTTGACTActcagtttattatttttatctattgTATTTTTAGAATTGTTATGTTTACAtatgcaaataattattttatttatttatacatgcaaattattatttaactaaATATGTTTTAGTGTGTGTATATTTCGATCACAAAATTCCGAACATTGGATTAAGTCATGCTTTAAAAGTGttgcttcattttttatttaatgatttattttctttacaaatTAGAGTCAGATGTTTTTACAGAATATGCATTACAATGACATTTCTGcatcattaaatcattaaaaatcatttatatctatctatctatctatctatctatctatctatctatctatctatctatctatctatctatctatctatctatctatctatctatctatctatctatatatatatatatatatatatatatatatatatatatatatatatatatatatatatatccatgtaaAACTGTTGTGCTTATAGAAATGCTAAAGATTTATTTGAGTACGATTACAGATGTTAACATCTTGTAGTGTTTTGATGCTCTGCTCTTGTCACAGGTGGTTACGCCGCTCACAGTCTGGCTATAATGACTGACGCTGCACATCTCCTAACGGATTTTGCCAGTGTTTTGATCAGTCTCTTCTCACTGTGTATTTCATCCAGACCTCCATCTAAAAAGCTGACCTTTGGGTGGCATCGATCAGGTGtgtttatgttatttttcatGCTTACCAATACTGCGTTTGATATAATGATAAGATTGGGAATACTCattgtatttaaatgaaatgttatctatttgaatttatattaaaatacattttcagcaCCACcactccagtctttagtgtcacataatCTTCCAGAAATCAGTGCAAAATGCTGATTTGATTCGTTATAGAAACATTGATTatctttgcatttttaaaaagagcggcatttatttatttatttgaaatataaatattttgttacaTTATATCGAAATACTTGTACTtgatgaataaaattaattattctcATTTCTCATATCTTATCTTTCATTGGTCCAGAGGTTTTAGGGGCTCTTCTGTCTGTTCTTTCAATCTGGACTGTGACGGCGGTTCTTGTCTTCATTGCTGTACAGAGGATCATCAGTGATGATTATGAGATACACAGTGATGTCATGATCATCACAGCTGCATGTGCTGTAGTTCTCAATATCTGGTGAGTGACAATATTAcgattaaaggtgctgtatgtatgtttttaactcttttaaagcataaaaataccatcatatgtttgtagatatttaagaaacatgctaagtgaacacatttgtttatctgaaaaacaatgctgaagtcagatattctgctttgaaaatgtgcattctgTGTCAGAATGTCTTAGTTTTGGtgtctataaccagcccactgccagtttccCCAATAATATTTCAGCACTCCATGATGCCTTGGGGGAAACAAGCCATTTTATTTCAGACTTAAGGCTACTTCAATGTATGAAATGTTGGTGCAGCCAAAAAAGCAGGACAGACGCTCATCTTAGTGTCGTCAATTTGTCAACCTGCATTTGCCTGGAGTCGTCAGAGGAGCGGCCGGGTGAAAAAGTGTTTCGAATTTGACCTGCAATACGgatgtggtgaagaaggagctgagccgaaaggcaaagctctctatttaccggtcaatctaggtttctactctcacctatggtcatgagctttgggtcatgacagaaaggacaagatctcggatacaagtggccgaaattagtttccttcgcagggtgtcAGGGCGAACCCTTACAGATCCGGTGAGGAACTCTGTTGCCCGGGAGGAGCTCtaagtagagccactgctcctccacatcgacagaagtcagctgaggtggctcgggtatctgtttcgaatgcctcctggacacctacctagggaggtgttccaggcatgtcctacTGAGAGGAGGCCTCGTGGAGGACCCAGGAcaagctggagggactatgtctctcggctggcctgggaacgcctcgggatccctaCGGAGGAGCTGGAGTAAGTGTCTGGGTAGAGGGAgatctggggttctctcctaagactgctgccccctgCAACCCGGACCcagaaaagtggatgaaaatgaatgaatgaatgaatgaatcaaccacTTGTTAGTTTGAATTGCGCTTATTCTTCTGACCCAACTGGCAGATATTATACCCCTGTTTTACAGGTAAAGGTTAAGGCTAGTCCTAGACTAAATTACTTGTATGAGCTTTCTTAAAGTTGCTATAAAGGGGAAGTTGAGATTGACATTTTtgccatacagttgaagtcagaattattagcccccttttt encodes:
- the LOC130244667 gene encoding proton-coupled zinc antiporter SLC30A2-like, with translation MVNLEKVQLSKQNETLTEQLCLLDNSEDDEHLSSTQTDCKHDIQAFNCHILKNTSLKIQDKAKAQRKLLITCVVCLIFMIGEIIGGYAAHSLAIMTDAAHLLTDFASVLISLFSLCISSRPPSKKLTFGWHRSEVLGALLSVLSIWTVTAVLVFIAVQRIISDDYEIHSDVMIITAACAVVLNICLAVILHQSPVDRVGHSHSQTEEHRNTSIRAAFIHVLGDLLQSFGVLLAAIIIYFRPEWKIADPICTFLFSILVLTTTFTILKDILKILMEGVPHGVDFDSVNDVLLSVGGVRSTHSLHIWALTANQSQLSVHAVIDAQSDPQAVLVDMTKLLQTEYAFTNITIQIEAYPED